The Nocardia arthritidis genome has a window encoding:
- the ssb gene encoding single-stranded DNA-binding protein: MFGAITPTVIGNLTADPELFFSKKGEAGVHFTVACNDRYYDKDAERYKDLPVVFMRCTAWGPLAEHISDSLTRGMTVIAYGRLKQSSYTVKDTGEKRTVMEMTVDVLGPSLQYATAVVTKASRAATVIGEPIDDPWGAAADQTPVSVGAGEQSAPESDDDKPPF, from the coding sequence ATGTTCGGAGCAATTACTCCCACCGTCATCGGCAACCTGACCGCCGACCCGGAACTGTTCTTCAGCAAAAAGGGCGAAGCAGGCGTTCACTTCACCGTCGCGTGCAACGACCGCTACTACGACAAGGACGCCGAACGGTACAAGGACCTGCCCGTGGTGTTCATGCGCTGCACCGCGTGGGGTCCGCTGGCCGAACACATCTCCGACAGCCTCACCCGCGGCATGACTGTCATCGCGTACGGGCGGTTGAAGCAGTCCAGCTACACCGTTAAGGACACGGGCGAGAAGCGCACCGTCATGGAGATGACCGTCGATGTCCTCGGACCGTCGTTGCAGTACGCGACGGCGGTGGTCACCAAGGCGTCGCGCGCCGCCACCGTGATCGGCGAACCGATCGACGACCCTTGGGGCGCTGCTGCCGACCAGACCCCGGTCTCGGTCGGCGCGGGCGAACAGTCGGCCCCCGAGAGCGACGACGACAAGCCGCCGTTCTGA
- a CDS encoding DNA cytosine methyltransferase, producing the protein MLELMDWFCGAGGSSQGAHAVPGVRVARAANHWDLAIESHSRNFPATDHYLGDIRTAPVHRWPVADLLWASPECPQWSSARGARRDFHNTLQVDLLELPRDEAAERSRALMEEVPQYLRGVIDRGGRVRAGIVENVIEVRAWDQWTRWVTEIRALGYKTKLIAMNSMHAQPVLTPPAPQSRDRLYLAYWDTTLGREPDWDKWLRPLAYCTGCDEWVQALQVFKQPNADMGRYRQQYLYRCPHVRCRNTILEPPALPAAAAIDWSLEGTRIGDRAKPLADKTMERIQVGLRRYATVMPMMVPAGGTWRDQAMPITSPMSARTTRENDGLAVPAPFLALLRSDRPRTIGLDEPLATVVADGSNHALVVPPLLVPTEGRDGKDAVPATFPMRTQTTRAETAVAFWPFIAELRGGSSDARPVTEALATITASGNHHGLVTPAVNAFGTQWDSMLLPYYGRCAARPITDPMCTVPTRGHFALVDSVAELDIADVRFRMLEPQEISSAMAFGSSYVVLGTKRERVRQLGNAVTPPVAEILISALVEAVTGEELDRWPSAPTPHDRTAAPTRSQPLAA; encoded by the coding sequence ATGCTTGAGTTAATGGATTGGTTCTGTGGCGCCGGCGGCTCCAGCCAAGGCGCTCATGCTGTTCCGGGTGTTCGAGTTGCTCGCGCCGCGAATCATTGGGATCTGGCAATTGAGTCCCATTCCAGAAATTTTCCAGCTACCGACCATTATCTCGGTGACATCCGCACCGCGCCGGTGCACCGGTGGCCGGTCGCCGACCTTCTGTGGGCGTCTCCGGAGTGCCCGCAATGGTCCTCCGCGCGCGGTGCACGCCGCGACTTTCACAACACCCTGCAAGTCGACCTGCTCGAGCTCCCCCGCGACGAGGCCGCCGAACGCTCCCGCGCCCTCATGGAAGAGGTCCCTCAGTACCTGCGCGGTGTCATCGACCGCGGCGGCAGAGTCCGCGCAGGAATAGTGGAGAACGTCATCGAGGTCCGTGCGTGGGACCAATGGACTCGCTGGGTCACCGAAATCCGAGCCCTGGGCTACAAAACCAAGCTCATCGCGATGAATTCCATGCACGCCCAGCCGGTCCTCACGCCACCGGCACCGCAAAGCCGTGACCGCCTATATCTTGCCTATTGGGATACCACATTGGGCCGTGAACCCGACTGGGACAAGTGGTTACGCCCTTTGGCGTACTGCACTGGCTGCGACGAATGGGTGCAGGCACTCCAGGTGTTCAAACAACCGAACGCCGATATGGGCCGATACCGGCAACAGTATCTCTACCGCTGCCCACATGTTCGGTGTCGCAACACCATCCTGGAACCGCCCGCGCTCCCGGCGGCAGCGGCGATCGATTGGAGCCTGGAAGGAACTCGCATCGGTGATCGGGCGAAACCCTTGGCGGACAAGACGATGGAACGGATCCAGGTCGGATTGCGCCGTTACGCCACGGTGATGCCGATGATGGTTCCCGCAGGCGGAACCTGGCGTGATCAGGCGATGCCGATCACCTCCCCGATGAGCGCGCGCACCACCAGGGAGAACGACGGGCTCGCGGTGCCGGCCCCGTTCCTGGCGCTGCTGCGCTCGGATCGCCCCCGCACCATCGGTCTGGACGAGCCGCTGGCCACCGTCGTCGCCGACGGATCCAACCATGCGTTGGTCGTGCCGCCGCTGCTGGTGCCGACCGAAGGCCGCGACGGCAAGGACGCCGTGCCCGCGACATTCCCGATGCGCACGCAGACCACCCGCGCGGAAACCGCCGTCGCGTTCTGGCCGTTCATCGCCGAACTCCGCGGCGGATCCTCCGATGCGCGACCGGTCACTGAGGCGCTGGCCACCATCACCGCCAGCGGCAACCATCACGGCCTCGTCACCCCCGCCGTCAATGCCTTCGGCACCCAGTGGGATTCGATGCTCCTGCCGTACTACGGCCGCTGCGCCGCCAGGCCGATCACCGACCCGATGTGCACGGTACCCACCCGCGGTCATTTCGCTCTTGTCGACAGCGTCGCCGAACTCGACATCGCCGATGTCCGTTTCCGCATGTTGGAGCCCCAGGAAATAAGCAGCGCCATGGCATTCGGCTCCAGCTATGTGGTCCTGGGCACCAAACGCGAGCGCGTGCGGCAGCTCGGTAACGCCGTCACCCCTCCGGTGGCCGAGATCCTCATCTCTGCCCTCGTCGAAGCAGTCACCGGCGAAGAACTCGACCGCTGGCCCTCCGCCCCGACTCCCCACGACCGCACAGCGGCACCGACCCGCTCCCAACCGCTGGCGGCGTAG